TCTTACCAGTCGGACCAATAGGAAGTACCATCTGTCCACTTCCTCATCTCTCTCAACGACTCCATTCGCAAGTTCGGTGTTGGATTCGACGAAGGCTTGGACCGCGTCTATCTGCATGGGCATGGACAACATTTCGAGGCGGCGAAGGATACGCTCGGGGTTGAGAAGCGAAGGTTCCATCAGGCATTGTAGGACGATCTTTTTCGCGTCCTCTTCTAACACCTCCAGACCTACGAGTCGTTTAGTGGTTTTGCGGACCTCGTCTCTTGTTTCAGGCGAAAGGCTGTCTTTGGACTGGATGCGGATTATGTCGTATCCGAGGAGGTATCGCTCGATGATTTCTCTTCTAACAAAAGGAGAGGCTTCCAGTATGACCTCGAGAGGCGGTCTCTCTTCATCGATTCTCGGGGAGAGGAGGAGTCTTCCGTCTTGTCTTTCTTCATAGGAGACGACGGACCCTTGGTCGAGTCCGACGCGTTTTGCCCATGCTTTCGGTATCGTGACTAGGTAGGTTCCGTCCGGTGTACGCTGAAGTTTCCGTAATTCCACTTAGAACATCCCGTCTCCAACTAATGGCAATGAAGAATTTTAGGATTTCCCGGGATCTACTATGGAGAGGAGTGTAGCTCTAGAGAGCCAATAGGAGCAAGGGATGCGTTGGCGCCGTTAAGGTGATGGTAGGCCTGCTTCACAACCTCCTCTGTATTGTTTCCTTTCAAGGCGCTCAGCTCTACTAGTGGAATGCCTTCGAATGTTCTGGAGATCAGTTTCTTTCCTTCTTCAAGTCGTTGGTCGTCGCATTGATCTGTTTTGTTCGCGCAGATAACCAAGGGTATTTTGGAGGCTATCTTGGTGAGAATCTCCTTCGAGGCTGTCAGCTTTCTGAAGACTGACTCTAGGTCCTCGCTAACATCAACGAACAGGAGGATCAGGTCTGCGTTGGATATTTCGCCGAGGGTTGTGTTGAATGCTTTGAGGATTGTTGAATGCATGTCTTCGATGAAGCCGATGGAGTCGATGAGTATGAAGCTGAAATTGTCGCCGCCATTGTTCTGGTCGATTCGTCTCGCGAACGTGGATAGTGTTGTGAATGGTCCTAGGCCCGTGTCCTTGTGTTCTGCTGACATTCGGTTGAAGAAGGTGGTTTTTCCACTCTGAGTGTAGCCTGCGAGAGCTACGATTGGGAAGCCTCGTTCGCGCCGATGATCTCTAAGCAGGTTTTTTTTCGAGTAAAGATCTCTCAGCTCCTTCTCCATGTTCGCTATCCGCTTCTTAGCGGTTCTCTCGTAATCATGGTATGGATAGTCTCCGGGTCCGCTCCAGCCGACCTGTCCACCCAGTATTCCTTCGAGTCTAAGGAATTCTCTACCCCAGGAGAAGGTGTACTTGAGTTTGGCGAGCGCGATCTGGAGTTTCGCCTCTTTCGTCATAGCGCGCTTGTCGAACACTTCTAAGATCAGGAGGTTGCGGTCGATGACTTTGATGTCTGATCCGCCGAGGACGCGCTGGATCTTGAAAATCTGCGCGCTCGGAAGTGTGTTGGCGAAGACAACCGCTTCTATGTCGTTTTCGGCGACGAGCATTTTGATCTCTTCCAGTTTGCCGGGTCCGATGCAGTAGGTGTGGTGGAGGCTTTTCCTGTGTTGGACGATGGTGTCGATTATCTCGTAGCCTATGCTCTCGGCCATGGTCTCAACCTCCCCGTACCGGGAGGGAGCCGTGGGTATCTGGCATTCAGCTACAAGGGTCCGCAACTGAGAAGACTTACCATAGTATAATCGCTGGCGCTTATTTGAAGGCCCCGTGCCCCGGCAGGGTCTTGGACAAGCTTGTGCTTACCTGGCTATGAATTTCTGTTATGTTCACGAAGGACGGGGGGCGCGGGAAAATCGACCACTCCCCGGGGGGTCGGATAATAGTTAGCAGAAAAGAAAATGTTAGCAGAAACAAATAGTTACGAAAAGGCAGACCTTGATGAATTTCTCAACTAGGACACGCTTGTCGAGGGCGTCGTGGGAAGCGCCGCTGACGGCGTTCTTCCCTTCATCTGTTGCCGGTTAGAGGAAGCCCCGCAGGAATTCACTCGATCTTCGTTGGGACTGACTTCCGGTCAATTCTTGGATAGTGAAGGTTCAGTTTTTCCATGGCCTTGACGATAATTCGGGAAACCACGAGGTCGCGGTACCATTTGTGGTTGGACGGGATAAGATACCAGGGGGCATAATCTGTGCTGGTTTTGTTCAAGGCGTCCTCGTAAGCCTTCATGTAATCCTTCCAGAATTTTCGCTCGGGAATATCAGTTCCGCTGAACTTCCACGTCTTCGAAGGATCATCCAGGCGCTGTTGCAGCCGTTTCTTCTGCTCATCTTTGTCGATATGTAGAAAGAATTTCAATATCGTCATGTCTTCCTCAACTAGCAACCGTTCGAAATCGTTGATCTGCCGGTATCGATTCCTCCAGACTTTCTCAGGAACGATCCTGTGGACTCTCTCTATCAGGACTCCTTCGTAATGGCTTCGATTGAAAATCGTGAGTTCTCCTTTTCCGGGGACTTGTTTGTGCTCTCGCCACAAGAAACCGTGATCGAGTTCCTCAGGGGTAGGTTCCTTGAAGTGTGCGACACGAACTCCTTGGGGATTGACTCCCTGAAAAACTCGGTTAATGACTCCGTCTTTGCCGCCGGTATCCATCGCTTGTAGAACGACTAGGACCTTCTGTTCGTGCTCTGCATAGAGCATCTCCTGAAGCTGTCTAAGCTTCTCGTTGAGCTTCTTCGACTCTTTCGCTTCATCCTCATCCTTTCCCTCGAAACCCGAAGTATCGTTCGGGTTAATATCGTTCAGGTGAACCTCGTGTCCCAGCTCGATTCTGTAGCGGCCAGTGTGAAGGTCCTTTGGCAATTTGGGACTGCGACTTGTCCTCATGAGACTTCTTAGGGTTTCACAGCCTGCAGCTCGCAAGCCTTGACGGGAATGTTTGATTACCCCCAGACAATGTGATTCGGGTTCAATGTCAGCGGAGAGCCAGGGAAAACCCTCTGACCAGACAGGGGAAGGAGCACGTCCAGCCCCATCAGGAGGCTCGACAAAGATCGAGCCGAAGCAGTTCTTCATCTTGCTCGTTCTGAGCCTCTCCCTAGCAATAATCGTCATTGACGCGACGATCGTGATTGTTGCTCAATATCAGATTCAGAAGGACTTCGGGATCAATCTGAAGGACCTAGAATGGATCACCTCGCTCTATGCACTGATCTTCGGCTCGTTTCTACTTACTTGGGGAAAACTCAGCGATGAGTTCGGCAGAAAACGAATCTTCGTGGCAGGAATCTCTCTCTTCATTGTCGGGTCGATCGTTGATGGATTCTCGCAAGATCTGGCTCAGATTCTCGTGGGCCGGGTTCTCCAGGGATTCGGAGCATCAATGGCTTCCCCGGCCACCCTATCAATCCTGACAACCACCTTCACCGGCAAAGCGCGAAACCTCGCCTTCGGAATATGGGGTGCAACCGCTGGTGCGGCTGCAGTTCTCGGACCAGTCTTGGGAGGCTACTTTACGAGCGACCCCACGTTCACATGGCGTTGGGCCTTTTTCATCAACATCCCAATAGGAATCATAGCCCTAGTTGGCGCAGCATTCGCGATCAAAGAAACCCGATTCAAGGATCCAAAATACACTACCGACTTTCTCGGCCTCATCCTCATCACACTCGGTCTGGCCAGCCTCTTGTTCGGCTTTATTGAAGCCCAAACCTATGGTTGGATTGTTCCTAACAATGAATTCGCAGTGAGCGGTTTCTCATGGCCGATCTCGAACCCAGTATCTCTTCCCCTAGTTTCGATCATAACGGGGCTCGTCTTGCTTGCGTTGTTTACTTTCTACGAGATTCGCCGGCTAAGAATGGGGAGGGTTCCCCTCTTTGATTTCAGTCTCCTCAAATTCAAGGGATTCAGGTACGGGCTCTTCACCGTCACGATCGTTGCAATGGGCGAGTTCGGAGCAGTATTCATCATCTCAATATTCCTTCAAACAGTCAAGGGCCTCTCGGCATTCAATGCCGGTCTCACATTCCTTCCCATGGCGATCTCAGTCTTCATCTTCGCACCAGTAGCCGGGGTTCTCGCAACTCGGTTTGGACCCAAGTGGGTCGTCACCACAGGCATGGCTCTTGAAGCCACTGCGCTCTTCAGCCTGTCCCAGATCATCAGTGTTGCAAACCCCGTCTACTACATGTACCCGATCCTCGTCATCTATGGCGCAGGAGTCGGTCTCGCGATCAGCCAGCTTACCAGCACCGTCTTGCAAAGTATACCCTGGCAGAAAGCCGGAGTAGGATCCGGCGCTAACAACACTGTTAGACAGATTGGTTCTGCTTTCGGAATCGCTGTAATTGGCGCAGTTCTGGTGGCTCAGATCTCGGCAGTGGGAGGGGCCGACTTAGCAACTAGTACAATTGGTTTCTCGGTGCAACAAAGGGCTCTATTGACTGGTGCCCTTAACTCTGGACTCTCGGGGGGGATCGACCAATCCTTTCTTGCTTTCTTCGGTAGGCACGTTCCTGATGTGCTGCAAATCCTGTATGATGCGATTACCCAAGGGGCGCGCTGGGCGGCCTTCACAGCCGGCATCTTTGTCTCACTGGGAGCAATCAGCTCACTACTAATCCCGAACCCGAAATCCGCCCAGACTGCGAAAACCACCTCTACACCCAAAATTAGCACTAGCGAGCCATCGCGGACTTTGAGAACTATCATAGTCGTTCAGCTCGCGATTACCGTAAGCTTACTCTTTGCAATCTCAAACGAATACCAATCCAACTATTTCATGCAGCAATGGATCGACCAGAACGCATCGCCGCTCGGCTTCCTCCTTGCTGGCTACGTTGGACCCGCGGTAGTATCCATCATTGGAGGGATCCTCATTTTATGGAAACTTGTCCCTCGAAGACGAGTGGGATCCGAAGCAAAACCGAGAGCTTGAAATCGGGAGAGAACTGAAGTAAGATACTAGTTGTCTCCCAAGAAAACTGGGATCTCATCACACGCGTTCTGCGTTCGCTATCTTCGGCGTAGCAGGGAGATCTATCGTCGCTATCTGGAAACCAAGCCATGGATCAAGCTGATGCACTCTACTTTTCTCGGATTGAAGCCTGGGATGAAAATTGTTGACGTTGGGTGTGGAACTGGAGACTTTACCAGATATATAGCGAGCCTGATACTTTGCAAGTGCAAGATCATTGGTGTGGACCTTCGAGCGGCCAATATCAAGACCGCCGAAAAACAAACCAAGAAGGAAGGAATGGCCGGCAAGATTAGTTTCCGCAAGGGCGACGCGTATAATATCCCGGTTGAAGATGGGTGGGCTGATCTCGTGTGTTGTAGGACGCTCTTGATGCATCTCACGGAACCACTGAAAGCTTTTCAAGAGATGGGCGGAGTCGCCCGTAATGGAGGAACAGTCGCAGCAATCGAGCGCGGTCGGATCGAATCTGTCTATATTCCGGATGATGAGAAGCTCACGAAGCTAGCCATTAGACTAGAAGAGGCATACGTCGACGGAGTGAGAAAACTGGAGGGGAAATACTTCGACATTGGCAATGGATTACCAACAATCTTCCGCAAAGCGGGGCTGCAAGAAATAATGGCCGAGGTTCAGGCAGATACCTATCTAGCTTCGGACCCTAGACGGAGACTAGAAGACAAAAAGGATGAGCTAACTTTTTACCTCGCCACCTTGAAGGAGACAAAAAAACTCGACACCAAAGCCATGCGCGCGGGTGGAGCACCCAAAAAGAAAATTGACGAATACAACCGCTGGGTTGAGAAGTGGATGAAGGGGATGACAGGCGACGACGAGAAGCTCCGAAACGACACGGTCTTCAACACCGAAGGAATAGTTTCTGGTCGCTGGACGCAAACAAGCCGCATAGTCTAATTAGAAAAGAGCCCTTTCCCGTCGATCATATCTCGTTAAGGAGAAGCGGTCCTGTTTCGGAGGAATCGACGCCTGGGTTAAGGAACGCTTATGCCCGCCGTGAGCCTCGTTTCTCGCGAATAGGGGTCCTAGGTGGGTATTCTATGGGAGATGGCGACAGGGGAGAGATGTTTGCCGAGCTGGAGAGGGCCAGCGATGAGCTCGATAGGGCGCTGGAACAGCTCAAGAAGGCAGGATACACCCTACGCGAGTTCTCCAAAGTCCTCGAGACAGACCCCACGGGAATACTGCTGACCCACTATCCCAACGGGTACATGATCTATCCAGACGAGATCAACAAGACTCCATGGGAGTACCCGGCCCTTCGCCCGATAGTCGACCTGGACTATCTTATCGAGCTGCTCAAGC
This is a stretch of genomic DNA from Candidatus Bathyarchaeia archaeon. It encodes these proteins:
- the hflX gene encoding GTPase HflX, with the translated sequence MRTLVAECQIPTAPSRYGEVETMAESIGYEIIDTIVQHRKSLHHTYCIGPGKLEEIKMLVAENDIEAVVFANTLPSAQIFKIQRVLGGSDIKVIDRNLLILEVFDKRAMTKEAKLQIALAKLKYTFSWGREFLRLEGILGGQVGWSGPGDYPYHDYERTAKKRIANMEKELRDLYSKKNLLRDHRRERGFPIVALAGYTQSGKTTFFNRMSAEHKDTGLGPFTTLSTFARRIDQNNGGDNFSFILIDSIGFIEDMHSTILKAFNTTLGEISNADLILLFVDVSEDLESVFRKLTASKEILTKIASKIPLVICANKTDQCDDQRLEEGKKLISRTFEGIPLVELSALKGNNTEEVVKQAYHHLNGANASLAPIGSLELHSSP
- a CDS encoding phosphate uptake regulator PhoU, which gives rise to MELRKLQRTPDGTYLVTIPKAWAKRVGLDQGSVVSYEERQDGRLLLSPRIDEERPPLEVILEASPFVRREIIERYLLGYDIIRIQSKDSLSPETRDEVRKTTKRLVGLEVLEEDAKKIVLQCLMEPSLLNPERILRRLEMLSMPMQIDAVQAFVESNTELANGVVERDEEVDRWYFLLVRLVRAAIADTYLLEKIKVSSVDCLDFRLLASYIETFADYSVTVAENTQDKVPVPQEQQSLFQKIGASVNTMYKDAVGSVLSRDLKLASSVSPRFKETKKILAEAEASIAKAPRPMVNHLVAALIALNRMCEVSVDISDLTITR
- a CDS encoding polyphosphate kinase 2 family protein: MPKDLHTGRYRIELGHEVHLNDINPNDTSGFEGKDEDEAKESKKLNEKLRQLQEMLYAEHEQKVLVVLQAMDTGGKDGVINRVFQGVNPQGVRVAHFKEPTPEELDHGFLWREHKQVPGKGELTIFNRSHYEGVLIERVHRIVPEKVWRNRYRQINDFERLLVEEDMTILKFFLHIDKDEQKKRLQQRLDDPSKTWKFSGTDIPERKFWKDYMKAYEDALNKTSTDYAPWYLIPSNHKWYRDLVVSRIIVKAMEKLNLHYPRIDRKSVPTKIE
- a CDS encoding MFS transporter, coding for MSAESQGKPSDQTGEGARPAPSGGSTKIEPKQFFILLVLSLSLAIIVIDATIVIVAQYQIQKDFGINLKDLEWITSLYALIFGSFLLTWGKLSDEFGRKRIFVAGISLFIVGSIVDGFSQDLAQILVGRVLQGFGASMASPATLSILTTTFTGKARNLAFGIWGATAGAAAVLGPVLGGYFTSDPTFTWRWAFFINIPIGIIALVGAAFAIKETRFKDPKYTTDFLGLILITLGLASLLFGFIEAQTYGWIVPNNEFAVSGFSWPISNPVSLPLVSIITGLVLLALFTFYEIRRLRMGRVPLFDFSLLKFKGFRYGLFTVTIVAMGEFGAVFIISIFLQTVKGLSAFNAGLTFLPMAISVFIFAPVAGVLATRFGPKWVVTTGMALEATALFSLSQIISVANPVYYMYPILVIYGAGVGLAISQLTSTVLQSIPWQKAGVGSGANNTVRQIGSAFGIAVIGAVLVAQISAVGGADLATSTIGFSVQQRALLTGALNSGLSGGIDQSFLAFFGRHVPDVLQILYDAITQGARWAAFTAGIFVSLGAISSLLIPNPKSAQTAKTTSTPKISTSEPSRTLRTIIVVQLAITVSLLFAISNEYQSNYFMQQWIDQNASPLGFLLAGYVGPAVVSIIGGILILWKLVPRRRVGSEAKPRA
- a CDS encoding methyltransferase domain-containing protein, which encodes MSPKKTGISSHAFCVRYLRRSREIYRRYLETKPWIKLMHSTFLGLKPGMKIVDVGCGTGDFTRYIASLILCKCKIIGVDLRAANIKTAEKQTKKEGMAGKISFRKGDAYNIPVEDGWADLVCCRTLLMHLTEPLKAFQEMGGVARNGGTVAAIERGRIESVYIPDDEKLTKLAIRLEEAYVDGVRKLEGKYFDIGNGLPTIFRKAGLQEIMAEVQADTYLASDPRRRLEDKKDELTFYLATLKETKKLDTKAMRAGGAPKKKIDEYNRWVEKWMKGMTGDDEKLRNDTVFNTEGIVSGRWTQTSRIV